One Aegilops tauschii subsp. strangulata cultivar AL8/78 chromosome 7, Aet v6.0, whole genome shotgun sequence genomic window carries:
- the LOC109786682 gene encoding uncharacterized protein, translating into MKGCSPAADEERASMVPLPSPAGDEIVDKDLAAMHTKPCWTTTARGRVGVAMAIFVLLALLLGTKWIQLDAAYYTFSPAGTGFSQHGRGHSSTAPLIPIPLSCSNDTDTSSSTTAPSSSSSKRRYYPGVRPPWCPDYFRHIHTDMEPWRATGITRDAVERAQPHAQFRLVVVGGRAYVEKYRESFQTRDVFTQWGILQLLARYPGRVPDVDIMFSTLDSPRVLAADYPSPSAAPPLFRYCKEESRELAVLFPDWSFWGWPEVNVRPWAPLMEELVRENARLPWPEREPYAFWKGNRDVSEVRQDLFRCNNDSAAGKEWNARLFKQDWDAAGRNGFRDSDVAKQCRHRYKIYVQGHTWSVSEKYILACDSPMLAIDTPFRDFFSRGLVAGKHYWPIDPANKCRAVKFAVDWGNAHPAQARRMGGEGSGFTREEMGMDYVYEYMLSVLTRYSALLRYKPAVPEKAVEVSLESMACPRRGREREFMMESREKYVAVDEPCTMPPPFTVDEVREMAVRDEQVRSKLLQMVPH; encoded by the exons ATGAAGGGTTGCTCTCCAGCAGCCGATGAGGAAAGGGCGTCGATGGTGCCTCTGCCTTCTCCAGCTGGGGATGAGATCGTCGACAAAGATCTGGCGGCGATGCACACCAAGCCGTGCTGGACGACGACGGCAAGGGGCCGCGTTGGAGTGGCCATGGCCATCTTTGTGCTTCTTGCTTTGCTATTGGGGACCAAATGGATCCAACTCGACGCAGCT TACTACACGTTCTCGCCGGCGGGCACTGGGTTCAGTCAGCACGGACGCGGCCACTCATCGACAGCGCCGCTGATACCCATACCATTGAGCTGCAGCAACGACACCGACACGTCGTCGTCGACAACGGCACCGTCCTCATCATCTAGCAAACGGCGGTACTATCCCGGCGTGCGGCCGCCTTGGTGCCCGGACTACTTCCGCCACATCCACACGGACATGGAGCCGTGGCGCGCGACGGGGATCACGCGGGACGCGGTGGAGCGCGCCCAGCCCCACGCCCAGTTCCGGCTGGTGGTGGTGGGCGGGCGCGCCTACGTGGAGAAGTACCGCGAGTCGTTCCAGACCCGGGACGTCTTCACGCAGTGGGGCATCCTGCAGCTGCTCGCCCGCTACCCGGGCCGCGTCCCGGACGTCGACATCATGTTCAGCACCTTGGACTCGCCCAGGGTGCTCGCCGCCGACTACCCTTCgccgtccgccgcgccgccgctcTTCCGGTACTGCAAGGAGGAGTCGCGGGAGCTGGCCGTCCTCTTCCCCGACTGGTCCTTCTGGGGCTGGCCGGAGGTGAACGTCCGCCCGTGGGCGCCGCTCATGGAGGAGCTCGTCCGGGAGAACGCGCGCCTCCCGTGGCCCGAGAGGGAGCCCTACGCGTTCTGGAAGGGCAACCGCGACGTGTCGGAGGTGCGACAGGACCTGTTCCGGTGCAACAACGACTCCGCCGCCGGCAAGGAGTGGAACGCGCGGCTGTTCAAGCAGGACTGGGACGCCGCCGGCCGGAACGGGTTCCGGGACTCGGACGTGGCGAAGCAGTGCCGGCACAGGTACAAGATCTACGTGCAGGGGCACACGTGGTCGGTCAGCGAGAAGTACATCCTCGCGTGCGACTCGCCGATGCTCGCCATTGACACGCCCTTCAGGGACTTCTTCTCGCGGGGGCTCGTCGCCGGCAAGCACTACTGGCCCATCGACCCGGCCAACAAGTGCCGTGCCGTCAAGTTCGCCGTCGACTGGGGCAACGCCCACCCGGCGCAGGCGCGGCGCATGGGCGGGGAAGGTAGCGGGTTCACGAGGGAGGAGATGGGCATGGACTACGTGTATGAGTACATGCTGAGCGTGTTGACGCGGTACAGCGCCCTGCTCCGGTACAAGCCCGCCGTGCCGGAGAAGGCCGTGGAGGTCAGCCTCGAGTCCATGGCCTGCCCCAGGCGCGGCCGCGAGAGAGAGTTCATGATGGAGTCCAGGGAGAAATACGTGGCCGTGGACGAGCCATGCACGATGCCGCCGCCGTTCACGGTCGACGAAGTCAGGGAAATGGCCGTGAGGGACGAGCAGGTGCGAAGCAAACTACTACAGATGGTGCCACATTAG